A stretch of Aureispira sp. CCB-E DNA encodes these proteins:
- a CDS encoding fumarate reductase/succinate dehydrogenase flavoprotein subunit → MKKFQSNVPESKTLAEKWTEYRSNMPLVAPNNKRNIEVIVVGTGLAGASAAATLGELGYKVKAFCFHDSPRRAHSIAAQGGINAAKNYQNDGDSVYRLFYDTVKGGDYRSREANVHRLAEVSRNIIDQCVAQGVPFAREYGGNLANRSFGGVQVSRTFYARGQTGQQLLIGAYSALSRQISLGNVKMYNRHEMLDLVVIDNKARGIIARNLLTGKLERFGAHAVVLGTGGYGNVFYLSTNAMGSNVTASWVAHKRGAYFANPCFCQIHPTCIPVSGDYQSKLTLMSESLRNDGRVWVPKHKKDVEALRTGKMKPTDLAEEDRDYYLERIYPAFGNLVPRDVASRAAKYRCDDGHGVGATGLSVYLDFASAVIRYGKSEAISQGISNPSEEEIKQLGRAVVEKKYGNLFEMYEKITGEDPYYTPMRIYPAIHYTMGGIWVDYNLETSIPGLFATGECNFSDHGANRLGASALMQGLADGYFVLPYTIGVFLSKEIRTPMTDTSAPEFEAVENDVKNKIKKLLSINGTRSVESFHRELGVDIMWEYCGMARNAEGLKLGRQKVRALRDRFWKEVYIPHTDKDGHEFNPELEKALRVADFFELAELMMVDALDRNESCGGHFRDEYATPEGEAKRNDQDYAYVSAWEYNGLDADPILHKEELTFNDIELKTRSYK, encoded by the coding sequence ATGAAAAAGTTTCAGTCAAACGTACCTGAAAGTAAGACACTGGCAGAAAAATGGACCGAATACCGTTCCAATATGCCACTTGTTGCTCCTAACAATAAACGTAATATAGAAGTCATCGTAGTTGGAACAGGTTTGGCAGGTGCTTCTGCCGCTGCCACTCTTGGAGAACTAGGATACAAAGTAAAAGCTTTTTGCTTTCACGATAGCCCTCGTCGTGCGCACAGTATTGCCGCACAAGGAGGGATCAATGCTGCAAAAAATTATCAAAATGATGGTGACTCAGTTTATCGTCTATTTTATGATACAGTAAAAGGTGGTGACTACCGTTCTCGTGAGGCTAACGTACATCGCTTGGCAGAAGTATCTAGAAATATTATAGACCAATGTGTCGCTCAAGGAGTTCCTTTTGCAAGAGAATATGGTGGTAACTTAGCCAACCGTTCTTTTGGTGGGGTGCAAGTATCTCGTACCTTTTATGCTCGTGGGCAAACGGGGCAACAATTGTTGATTGGTGCCTACAGTGCTTTGTCTAGACAAATTTCTTTGGGGAATGTAAAAATGTACAATCGCCATGAAATGCTTGACCTAGTTGTTATTGATAACAAGGCTCGTGGTATTATTGCTCGTAATTTATTGACTGGTAAATTAGAGCGTTTTGGTGCTCATGCAGTTGTTTTGGGTACTGGTGGTTATGGTAATGTATTCTATCTATCTACCAATGCAATGGGGTCTAATGTGACTGCTTCTTGGGTTGCTCACAAGCGTGGAGCCTATTTTGCCAATCCTTGTTTCTGTCAGATTCATCCAACTTGTATTCCTGTATCTGGTGATTATCAATCAAAGCTAACCTTGATGTCAGAGTCCTTGCGTAACGATGGACGTGTTTGGGTTCCTAAACACAAAAAAGATGTGGAGGCTTTGAGAACAGGAAAAATGAAACCAACAGATTTGGCAGAAGAAGACAGAGACTACTACTTGGAGCGCATCTACCCTGCTTTTGGTAACTTGGTACCTCGTGATGTAGCTTCTCGTGCTGCTAAATATCGTTGTGACGATGGACATGGTGTAGGTGCTACTGGCTTATCTGTTTACCTTGACTTTGCTTCTGCTGTTATTCGTTACGGAAAATCAGAGGCTATTTCTCAAGGAATCTCTAACCCAAGTGAGGAAGAAATTAAACAACTAGGACGTGCTGTTGTTGAAAAGAAATACGGCAACTTGTTTGAGATGTATGAAAAAATTACGGGTGAAGATCCTTACTACACTCCTATGCGTATCTATCCTGCAATTCACTATACTATGGGTGGTATTTGGGTAGATTATAATTTGGAAACTAGTATTCCTGGTTTGTTTGCAACAGGTGAGTGTAACTTCTCTGACCATGGTGCCAACCGATTGGGTGCTTCTGCTTTGATGCAAGGTTTGGCAGATGGATACTTTGTTTTGCCTTATACAATTGGTGTGTTCTTGAGCAAAGAAATTCGTACACCAATGACAGATACATCAGCACCTGAGTTTGAAGCCGTTGAAAACGATGTTAAAAATAAAATCAAGAAACTACTTAGCATTAATGGAACTCGCTCTGTGGAATCGTTCCATCGTGAATTGGGAGTAGACATTATGTGGGAATATTGTGGCATGGCTCGTAATGCTGAAGGTCTAAAACTAGGTCGTCAAAAAGTGCGTGCATTACGTGACCGTTTCTGGAAAGAGGTTTACATTCCTCACACAGATAAAGATGGGCATGAGTTTAATCCTGAATTAGAAAAAGCATTGCGTGTGGCTGATTTCTTTGAATTAGCAGAATTAATGATGGTAGATGCTTTGGATCGTAACGAATCTTGTGGTGGGCATTTCCGTGACGAATATGCAACACCTGAAGGAGAAGCCAAACGTAATGACCAAGACTATGCTTATGTATCAGCTTGGGAGTACAATGGTTTAGATGCGGATCCTATTCTCCACAAAGAGGAATTAACGTTCAATGACATTGAGTTGAAAACTCGTTCTTATAAATAA
- a CDS encoding succinate dehydrogenase/fumarate reductase iron-sulfur subunit, whose product MAHDNIKVNLFVWRQTGVNDKNPGIKSYPDLEINTHMSFLEMLDVLNAHIIENKDKYPEGPVAFEHDCREGICGACSLVINGRPHGPMKGTTTCQLHMRHFNNGDNIYIEPFKAAAFPVIKDLVVDRSSFDKIIQAGGYVSVNTGGTPDGNAVPIGQGIAADAFDAAACIGCGACVAACPNAAAMLFTSAKVSHLALLPQGKPEAAKRVKRMVSQMDKEGFGLCSNIGACEAECPKEISLDYIAQMNREYFSATLKTTE is encoded by the coding sequence ATGGCTCACGATAATATAAAAGTAAACCTTTTTGTTTGGAGACAAACAGGGGTGAATGATAAAAATCCAGGCATTAAATCTTATCCAGATCTTGAAATTAACACACACATGTCTTTCTTAGAGATGTTGGACGTTTTGAATGCACACATTATAGAAAACAAAGATAAATACCCAGAAGGTCCTGTCGCTTTTGAGCACGATTGTCGAGAAGGGATTTGTGGTGCGTGTAGTTTGGTCATCAACGGCCGCCCTCATGGTCCTATGAAAGGAACAACTACGTGTCAACTACATATGCGCCATTTTAATAATGGTGATAATATCTATATTGAACCGTTTAAAGCTGCTGCATTTCCTGTTATAAAGGATTTAGTAGTGGATCGTAGTTCTTTTGACAAGATTATTCAAGCGGGTGGTTACGTTTCGGTTAATACAGGAGGTACACCAGATGGAAATGCCGTTCCTATTGGACAAGGAATTGCGGCTGATGCCTTTGATGCTGCGGCTTGTATTGGATGTGGTGCTTGTGTTGCTGCTTGTCCGAATGCTGCTGCAATGTTGTTTACTTCTGCGAAGGTTTCTCACTTGGCTCTATTGCCACAAGGAAAGCCTGAAGCTGCTAAACGTGTCAAAAGAATGGTTAGCCAAATGGATAAAGAAGGATTTGGTTTGTGTTCTAATATTGGTGCCTGTGAAGCGGAATGTCCTAAAGAAATTTCTTTAGACTATATCGCACAAATGAATAGAGAATATTTCTCTGCAACTTTAAAAACAACAGAGTAA
- a CDS encoding cadherin-like domain-containing protein, with amino-acid sequence MQTQLHFVQRHCRCLELLWVISLFLLGTTQLNAEGTAQVMPNAGNGTALVVSPNLTIGTYRAAPADNRLKISILNHTIENIYFGLNPFQRVGGAGPSTNGFYRILDPTGAEVVPATPIPTAGTGFIPNYAQAVAGPNIGGLNPTGYTPILFNPTQNGDYVIELYRSNDAGVSASNDEIFFPFFDFTVGETNNTTYRGRLNCQQWGFITYNPLSANFTPAINFSFEGDYYAYTEDSSVVRMNFEPGFQPFRYVLAMNKPGVTNGGNFLTDRISTYTGANAPTLPTGYPIFLSIPDTNIFKVAPPSNAPAIPSNVYGCPGDYFIPLFIPDPGDVAILLDLNGVVGYQAGTSDRVLELYDLVAGNHVLSWDGLDGQGNPVAGNVNFLVTATLFRGRTNIPMHDAELNGNGFSVTAFFPALGPRKLYWDDTNLGNVGNCSVNATHNTTGAGVATTNMLEGVFGPAHAWDGSATFAIPAPTAGRGSTTAALCDDFGNARTINTWFWSYDVSSAPFPRTTPDCDQDGDGIADNIDIDDDNDGIPDLVEHPTDPLLDADGDGIPNYLDPDFPGFVDANMDGVNDNFDADGDAVINSYDLDSDNDGISDIVEAGGVDTDGNGLVDGTTDADNDGLIDLYDSSVAGTTNVTNTSADDCQTVVSPAHTISFASGTTDAVGNVTLSFSVFGAYGFNGAEFTLTGEGGVNLGTFNRTNSDNSAYADCSNPPMNFSVVISQANWNLWNNDGTVVIDFQADADVDPNFCATASSCISNVEANYQIPGVGSAGNDIAVTNTDGDLLPDYLDLDADNDGIPDIVEAGGTDVNGDGRIDNYTDTDGDGWNDVVDGDVGNDGTSENLVDVLIITNSDGNSDGIPDSYPNNDTDRDGILDHLDLDADNDGIPDVVEAGGTDENGDGRVDNYVDVDNDGYNDVVDGDVGNDGIPENSADALQLTEADGNGDGRADSYPEGDTDRDGILDQLDLDADNDGIPDVVEAGGTDVNGDGRADGYIDNDRDGYNDVVDGDPTNALAVGTDTNGANTSNALQLTGEDTNGDGTPEDYPTGDTDGDGILDQLDLDADNDGIPDVVEVGGTDANGDGRADGYIDNDRDGYNDVVDGDPTNALALGTDTNGANTSDALLLTGADTDGDGNPNSMPNGDLDGDNVYNHLDLDADNDGILDIEEAGGTDANRDGQEDAYADADGDGFNDVVDGDPTNALAVGTDTNGANSANATTRTGADTDGDGAPNSYPNDNQDGDNNYNFLDIDADNDGIVDNTEGQATSAYIAPDNNDTDGDGIDDAYDSNDAIFGGAGSGIIPNNQDGAADNPDYLDLDTDNDGIPDVIEGHDTNGDGVVNGADSPNANTGLSGGTADVDGDGLLDGYDNNTANTNATNIGLNPNSHPDAKNEITVERDWREGNTTYATNDINTTPTNVTIVGNVLTNDYDQEEDNQTLTGVEIDANGDGTPETVIGLGVGTTVGGINEDGTPNANAGTLTQNANGTYTFVPTTGFVGEVTYLYDICDNGQPQACTEAKVTIDVEPAPTTDNGELALAPDVNTTYDNIAVNGQVLSNDNDPDGDNILVTGNIQTDTDGDGVVDATVGLSTLTTIGGIDKNGNPVTNAGTLVQNANGTYTFNPVAGFIGVVEYIYTACDDGAPITCEQTTVTIDVLPRLYNSTNAIDDEEFVDKGTTLNDNVLTNDTDVEGDNQVGGVSLVTGPTNGSLTLNPDGTYSYTPTNPNFSGNDEFVYSVCDNGSPQVCDTATVYITILDVNKDYGDAPAIYGEVYHRAIRDANSDNVLDGTTDVWLGTNTDFENNALGVNGDSFDDGMELGTNTPGAFPRTVMPSTVYNVDLDLNSVVADNVSYGMWIDWNADGVYDDFYSGTVAVPGGPFTTTVVVTSPASVATNLVNIRIRLDDNPLGAVDFQGARTNGEVEDYQFLMNDPLPVELLYFTAKLEGKNTGVLNWATSSELNNAGYEVEHALPSTGAPEFNQIGYVNGAGTTTTAQNYDYKVPNLISGVHYFRLKQVDFDGTSTYTEVRSLTVEAPLVKQLFPTVLHEGSSTVYLQISKDDRYQIEVITALGQIVESYSAPMTSNAYHEIDFDMNRYVSGIYFIRVSSNNTSFTRKIRVE; translated from the coding sequence ATGCAAACACAATTACACTTTGTTCAAAGGCATTGTAGATGCCTTGAATTGTTATGGGTAATATCCCTATTCCTTTTAGGAACAACGCAACTAAATGCAGAAGGTACTGCTCAAGTAATGCCCAACGCAGGAAACGGAACGGCTCTAGTCGTTAGTCCCAATCTTACAATAGGAACCTATCGAGCGGCTCCTGCCGATAATAGATTGAAAATATCTATTTTAAATCACACGATCGAAAACATTTACTTTGGATTAAACCCTTTTCAACGGGTAGGTGGTGCTGGACCGTCAACCAATGGTTTTTATCGTATTTTAGACCCGACAGGTGCGGAGGTAGTTCCCGCAACTCCTATTCCAACAGCAGGTACTGGGTTTATTCCTAACTATGCTCAGGCAGTTGCTGGACCTAATATTGGAGGTTTGAACCCTACGGGGTATACCCCCATTCTATTCAACCCGACCCAAAACGGGGATTATGTAATAGAGCTATATAGAAGTAATGACGCAGGAGTAAGTGCGTCTAATGATGAAATTTTCTTTCCATTTTTTGATTTTACAGTAGGTGAAACAAACAATACAACTTATAGAGGTCGTTTGAATTGTCAACAGTGGGGATTTATTACTTACAATCCATTGTCGGCTAATTTTACTCCTGCGATCAATTTTTCTTTTGAAGGCGATTATTATGCTTATACAGAGGATAGTTCGGTTGTTCGTATGAATTTTGAGCCTGGTTTTCAACCATTTCGTTATGTATTGGCAATGAACAAACCAGGAGTTACAAACGGAGGTAACTTTTTGACAGATAGAATATCTACTTATACAGGAGCCAATGCACCAACCTTGCCAACAGGTTATCCTATCTTTTTATCTATTCCAGACACCAATATTTTCAAAGTGGCACCGCCTTCCAATGCGCCAGCAATTCCTAGTAACGTATATGGCTGCCCAGGAGATTATTTTATTCCTTTGTTTATTCCTGATCCAGGAGATGTTGCTATCCTATTGGATTTAAATGGTGTTGTCGGCTATCAAGCAGGCACCTCAGATAGAGTCTTAGAGTTATATGACTTGGTAGCTGGCAACCATGTCTTAAGTTGGGATGGTTTAGATGGACAAGGGAATCCAGTTGCAGGGAATGTTAACTTCTTGGTAACTGCTACATTATTTCGAGGTCGAACAAACATTCCAATGCATGATGCAGAGTTAAATGGAAACGGTTTTTCTGTAACAGCATTTTTCCCAGCTTTGGGACCAAGAAAGCTATATTGGGACGATACAAATTTAGGAAATGTGGGGAATTGTAGTGTTAATGCAACACATAATACAACAGGGGCAGGAGTTGCGACAACAAATATGCTAGAAGGTGTTTTTGGTCCAGCACATGCTTGGGATGGTAGTGCAACATTTGCAATACCCGCTCCAACAGCAGGAAGAGGCTCTACAACAGCAGCCCTATGTGATGACTTTGGAAATGCTAGAACAATTAATACATGGTTTTGGTCTTATGATGTATCTTCTGCTCCTTTTCCTAGAACGACACCCGACTGTGATCAAGATGGAGATGGTATTGCAGACAATATAGACATAGACGATGATAATGATGGTATACCCGATTTAGTTGAACATCCAACCGATCCTTTGTTAGATGCTGATGGGGATGGTATTCCAAACTATTTGGATCCTGATTTTCCTGGATTTGTAGATGCCAATATGGATGGTGTCAATGATAATTTTGATGCGGATGGGGATGCTGTTATCAATTCGTATGATTTGGATTCTGACAATGATGGTATTTCTGACATTGTAGAGGCAGGAGGCGTTGATACGGACGGAAATGGATTGGTCGATGGCACAACCGATGCGGATAATGATGGTTTAATTGATTTGTATGATTCAAGCGTGGCTGGAACTACAAATGTAACCAATACATCCGCAGATGATTGCCAGACAGTAGTTTCACCAGCACATACTATTTCATTTGCATCTGGTACAACCGATGCGGTAGGTAATGTTACATTGTCATTCTCTGTATTTGGAGCTTATGGTTTTAATGGTGCTGAATTTACATTAACTGGAGAAGGTGGTGTCAATTTGGGTACATTTAATAGAACCAATTCAGATAATAGTGCTTATGCAGATTGTTCTAACCCTCCAATGAATTTTAGCGTTGTAATCTCTCAAGCAAACTGGAATTTGTGGAATAACGATGGAACTGTTGTGATTGATTTTCAGGCAGACGCAGATGTAGATCCTAATTTCTGTGCAACGGCTTCTTCTTGTATATCAAATGTAGAAGCAAATTATCAAATTCCAGGCGTTGGATCAGCAGGAAACGACATAGCAGTTACAAATACAGATGGAGATTTATTACCTGATTATTTAGACTTAGATGCGGATAATGATGGAATTCCAGATATTGTAGAAGCAGGAGGTACCGATGTCAATGGTGATGGACGTATTGATAATTATACTGATACTGACGGAGATGGATGGAATGATGTGGTAGATGGGGATGTTGGCAATGATGGTACTTCAGAAAATCTTGTGGATGTATTGATTATTACCAATTCAGATGGCAATTCAGATGGTATTCCTGATAGCTATCCCAATAATGATACCGATAGAGATGGTATTTTAGATCATTTAGATTTAGATGCGGATAACGATGGCATTCCAGATGTGGTGGAAGCAGGAGGTACTGATGAAAATGGTGATGGACGTGTGGATAATTATGTAGATGTGGATAATGACGGTTATAACGATGTGGTAGATGGCGATGTAGGAAATGATGGCATACCAGAAAATAGTGCTGACGCTCTACAACTGACAGAAGCAGATGGTAATGGGGACGGGCGTGCGGATAGTTATCCTGAAGGAGATACCGATAGAGATGGCATTTTAGATCAACTAGATTTAGATGCGGATAACGATGGCATTCCAGATGTAGTAGAAGCTGGTGGAACCGATGTGAATGGTGATGGACGTGCGGATGGTTATATAGATAATGATAGAGATGGTTATAACGATGTGGTAGACGGTGACCCAACCAATGCTTTAGCGGTAGGAACCGATACGAATGGAGCGAACACATCAAATGCATTGCAGTTGACGGGTGAAGATACCAATGGAGATGGTACACCAGAAGATTACCCAACAGGAGATACTGACGGTGATGGTATTTTAGATCAATTAGATTTAGATGCGGATAACGATGGCATTCCAGATGTAGTAGAAGTAGGGGGTACCGATGCGAATGGCGATGGACGTGCGGATGGTTATATAGATAATGATAGAGATGGTTATAATGATGTGGTAGACGGTGACCCAACCAATGCTTTAGCATTAGGAACCGATACGAATGGAGCGAATACATCAGATGCCTTGTTATTAACGGGTGCAGATACTGATGGTGATGGAAATCCCAATAGTATGCCTAATGGTGATTTGGATGGGGATAATGTATACAATCATTTGGATTTGGATGCCGACAACGATGGTATTTTGGATATCGAAGAAGCAGGCGGAACAGATGCGAATAGAGATGGTCAAGAAGATGCTTATGCCGATGCCGATGGAGATGGCTTTAATGATGTGGTTGATGGTGATCCAACCAATGCATTGGCAGTAGGAACCGATACGAATGGAGCCAATAGTGCGAATGCGACTACTCGAACAGGAGCTGATACGGATGGTGACGGTGCACCGAATAGCTATCCAAATGACAACCAAGATGGTGATAACAATTATAACTTCTTGGACATAGATGCGGACAATGATGGTATTGTTGATAATACAGAAGGGCAAGCAACTAGTGCTTACATTGCGCCAGATAATAATGATACGGATGGAGATGGGATAGACGATGCTTATGATAGCAACGATGCGATATTTGGAGGGGCGGGTTCTGGTATTATACCCAATAATCAAGATGGTGCAGCAGATAATCCAGATTATCTAGATTTGGATACTGATAATGATGGTATTCCAGATGTTATTGAAGGGCACGACACCAATGGCGATGGTGTTGTAAATGGTGCCGATAGTCCAAATGCGAATACAGGCTTATCAGGTGGTACGGCTGATGTAGATGGTGACGGCTTGTTGGATGGTTATGATAATAATACAGCGAATACCAATGCAACTAATATTGGTTTGAATCCAAACTCTCATCCAGATGCTAAAAATGAGATTACAGTTGAGCGTGATTGGAGAGAGGGCAATACAACGTATGCGACCAATGATATTAACACAACACCAACCAATGTAACCATTGTTGGTAATGTCTTAACCAATGATTACGATCAAGAAGAAGATAATCAAACATTGACAGGAGTTGAGATTGATGCGAATGGTGATGGTACTCCAGAAACAGTAATTGGGTTGGGAGTAGGAACAACAGTTGGTGGAATTAATGAAGATGGTACTCCCAATGCAAATGCAGGAACCTTGACTCAAAATGCGAATGGAACATATACCTTTGTACCAACGACAGGTTTTGTTGGAGAGGTGACCTATTTATATGATATTTGTGACAATGGACAACCGCAAGCTTGTACAGAAGCCAAAGTAACTATTGATGTAGAACCTGCTCCAACGACAGACAATGGAGAATTGGCTTTAGCACCAGATGTCAATACAACGTATGATAACATAGCAGTAAATGGTCAAGTGTTATCAAATGACAATGACCCAGATGGTGATAATATTTTGGTAACAGGAAACATTCAAACAGATACAGACGGTGATGGCGTTGTTGATGCTACTGTAGGTTTAAGTACGTTAACCACGATCGGAGGAATTGACAAAAATGGAAATCCGGTTACAAATGCAGGAACTTTGGTTCAGAATGCGAATGGAACGTATACATTTAATCCTGTTGCTGGATTCATAGGTGTGGTAGAATATATTTACACGGCTTGTGATGACGGAGCACCCATCACCTGCGAACAAACAACGGTAACCATTGACGTTTTGCCAAGATTGTACAACAGTACCAATGCGATAGATGATGAAGAGTTTGTAGACAAAGGAACAACATTAAATGATAATGTTTTGACAAACGATACGGATGTAGAGGGCGATAATCAAGTTGGTGGGGTGTCATTAGTGACAGGTCCGACCAACGGTAGTTTGACCTTAAATCCAGATGGAACATATAGTTATACGCCAACCAATCCTAACTTTAGTGGCAACGATGAATTTGTATACAGTGTATGTGACAATGGAAGCCCTCAAGTATGTGATACTGCAACAGTTTACATTACAATACTAGATGTCAATAAAGATTATGGAGATGCTCCAGCAATATATGGAGAAGTGTATCATCGAGCAATTAGAGATGCGAATAGTGATAATGTATTGGATGGAACAACAGATGTTTGGTTGGGAACCAATACCGACTTTGAAAACAACGCTTTAGGCGTGAATGGTGATAGTTTTGATGATGGAATGGAATTGGGAACGAATACACCTGGTGCTTTTCCAAGGACGGTGATGCCTTCAACGGTGTATAATGTAGATTTAGATTTAAATTCAGTTGTGGCAGATAATGTTTCGTATGGAATGTGGATTGATTGGAATGCAGATGGTGTTTATGACGATTTTTATTCAGGAACAGTAGCGGTGCCAGGAGGACCATTTACAACAACAGTCGTTGTGACTTCTCCAGCCAGTGTTGCAACAAACTTGGTGAATATCCGAATTCGTTTAGATGACAATCCATTAGGAGCTGTAGACTTTCAAGGGGCACGTACGAATGGAGAGGTGGAGGATTATCAATTCTTGATGAATGATCCATTGCCTGTAGAGTTGTTGTATTTTACGGCAAAACTAGAAGGTAAAAATACAGGTGTGTTAAATTGGGCAACATCAAGTGAGTTGAATAATGCAGGTTACGAAGTGGAACATGCACTGCCTAGTACTGGTGCACCAGAATTTAATCAAATTGGATATGTTAATGGAGCAGGAACAACGACTACAGCGCAAAATTATGATTATAAAGTACCTAATTTAATATCAGGAGTGCATTACTTCCGATTAAAACAAGTAGATTTTGATGGGACATCTACTTATACAGAAGTAAGGTCGCTAACAGTAGAAGCACCGTTGGTGAAGCAACTGTTCCCAACAGTATTGCACGAAGGAAGTAGTACGGTATACCTTCAAATTTCGAAAGATGATCGTTATCAAATTGAAGTTATAACCGCTTTGGGGCAAATAGTTGAGTCGTATAGTGCACCAATGACATCCAATGCTTACCATGAAATAGATTTTGATATGAATCGTTATGTATCGGGAATTTACTTTATCAGAGTAAGCAGTAATAATACGAGTTTTACAAGAAAAATACGAGTAGAGTAA
- a CDS encoding Crp/Fnr family transcriptional regulator, producing the protein MEVSFEVINHYRQKYPYLKDKDVEQMLNLVHFKVLDVNEFFVKFEEVNTNVFLVLNGLLKTYYLDEGGEEIIINFYKENDLSGNWYSTLLGEPSRLCIQALEETTLIQVDIKKVDALVFDNINLLRAYNHILKGKLINSLHKIWDNINEKPEVRFLKLKKEHPDLLERVPQKQIASYLGITPVSLSRIKKRVSEK; encoded by the coding sequence ATGGAAGTATCTTTTGAAGTCATTAATCACTATCGACAAAAATACCCCTACTTAAAAGATAAGGATGTTGAACAGATGCTGAATTTAGTACATTTTAAAGTGCTAGATGTTAACGAGTTTTTTGTGAAATTTGAAGAAGTTAATACAAATGTTTTTTTGGTCTTGAATGGTTTGCTAAAAACGTATTATTTGGACGAAGGTGGGGAGGAGATTATTATTAATTTTTATAAAGAAAATGATCTATCAGGAAACTGGTACTCGACATTATTAGGAGAGCCGTCTAGGTTATGTATACAAGCATTGGAGGAAACAACGTTGATACAAGTTGACATTAAAAAAGTAGATGCATTGGTTTTTGACAATATTAATTTACTAAGAGCCTACAATCATATTTTGAAAGGCAAATTAATTAACTCACTGCACAAAATATGGGACAATATTAATGAAAAGCCTGAAGTGCGATTTCTAAAACTGAAGAAAGAACATCCAGATTTATTAGAGAGAGTACCACAAAAACAAATCGCTTCATATTTAGGAATAACACCAGTTTCCTTGTCACGGATAAAGAAAAGAGTATCAGAAAAGTAA